From a region of the Bacillota bacterium genome:
- a CDS encoding DUF1837 domain-containing protein: MINDHPTGTHPFAVSLLSKDGTTVSGVAHRKLGENGHNDVFLDFMVPALQNHHISPNALDRRKDLVQSLRIANIPILPSPYPQNATTEKGNFAEVFLAEYLRTTTEAQIPVYRLRYNPNVDQSMKGDDVLLFDMDSDPVRIIVGEAKFRGTPTKQAVVDTIDGLVRSNKAGLPVSLMFVADRLFEEGKNDIAKKVQDCALLFATNKLRIDYVGLLMSNCNASNHVNNHTTNELHNLLMISLGTQSPEKIVQQSFARLGGAV; this comes from the coding sequence ATCATAAATGATCATCCCACGGGAACGCACCCTTTTGCTGTTTCACTGCTTTCTAAGGATGGAACTACTGTGAGTGGCGTTGCGCACAGAAAGTTAGGGGAAAACGGACACAATGACGTTTTCCTTGATTTCATGGTGCCCGCGCTACAAAATCATCATATTAGTCCTAATGCTTTAGATCGACGAAAGGACTTGGTGCAGTCCCTTAGGATTGCCAATATCCCGATTCTTCCGTCACCTTATCCACAAAATGCCACAACAGAGAAAGGAAACTTTGCGGAGGTATTTCTTGCAGAATACCTTCGAACAACAACCGAGGCTCAAATTCCAGTATATAGGTTGAGATATAATCCAAATGTTGATCAATCCATGAAGGGTGACGATGTACTACTTTTCGATATGGATTCTGATCCTGTGCGGATTATTGTTGGCGAAGCAAAGTTCCGGGGAACCCCAACTAAGCAGGCCGTAGTTGATACGATTGATGGATTGGTACGTTCAAACAAGGCTGGTCTGCCTGTTTCATTGATGTTCGTCGCGGATCGACTCTTTGAAGAAGGCAAGAATGATATAGCGAAGAAGGTACAGGACTGCGCCCTATTGTTTGCAACAAATAAACTGCGAATAGATTATGTGGGCTTGCTTATGAGCAATTGTAATGCAAGCAATCACGTTAATAACCATACAACGAACGAGCTACATAATTTGCTTATGATTTCTTTAGGGACTCAGTCACCAGAAAAGATCGTACAGCAATCCTTTGCACGGTTGGGGGGTGCGGTATGA